Within the Microbacterium sp. 1S1 genome, the region CCGGTTTCCGCACGATCCTTGACACGCAGCCGGACATCACCGTCGTCGGCGAGGCCTCGACCGGGGCGGAGGCCATCGCGCAGGCCGCCGACCTGCGCCCTGACGTCATCACGATGGACGTGCAGATGCCCGACATGGACGGGATCGAGGCGACGCGCCGCCTCGTCGCCGATGTCTCCATCGGTGCAGCGATCGCGATCGTGACCACGTTCGATCGTGACGATTACCTCTACCAGGCGCTCGAGGCGGGGGCGAGTGGCTTCCTGCTCAAGAACGCCGGCGCCGAGGACCTCATCTCCGCGGTGCGCGCTCTCGCGGCAGGGGACGGGATCCTGGCACCCGAGGTGACGCGCCGCGTCCTCACCCGCTTCGCCGGAGGCCCCTCGACGGCGGGCACCGCGCCGACCGGAACGCATCCCGCGCAAGCGGGTGGAAAGGCTCCGGAGGCACCCGTGCTCGCGGAGCCACTGACCGAGCGGGAGGCCGAGGTGCTGACCCTGCTCGCCGACGCCCGCAGCAACGCCGAGATCGCCCACGCCCTGTTCATCGGCGAGGCCACGGTGAAGACCCACGTCTCGCGCATCCTGCAGAAGCTCGGCGCCAGGGACCGCGTGCAGGCGGTCGTGCTCGCGCATCGGATGGGTCTGGCCTGACCGGAAGCGGGCGACTCCCCCGCGATACGCTCGGAGCCATGCCCGCCGCCGTCCCCGTGTCCCGTCCGATCGTCGCCGGGATCGTCACGGCGCTCGTCGGGTTCACGAGCTCGTTCGCCGTCGTCCTCACGGGTCTCGATGCTGTGGGGGCGTCGGCGGGGCAGGCGGCGAGCGGCCTCCTCGCCGTGAGCCTCGCGATGGGGCTGGCCTGCATCGTGCTGGCCTGGCGTTGCCGGATGCCGATCACGGCCGCGTG harbors:
- a CDS encoding response regulator, translated to MTAPIRVLLVDDHALLRAGFRTILDTQPDITVVGEASTGAEAIAQAADLRPDVITMDVQMPDMDGIEATRRLVADVSIGAAIAIVTTFDRDDYLYQALEAGASGFLLKNAGAEDLISAVRALAAGDGILAPEVTRRVLTRFAGGPSTAGTAPTGTHPAQAGGKAPEAPVLAEPLTEREAEVLTLLADARSNAEIAHALFIGEATVKTHVSRILQKLGARDRVQAVVLAHRMGLA